A single region of the Rhizobium sp. NRK18 genome encodes:
- a CDS encoding acyl-CoA dehydrogenase family protein: protein MNTHAIPEPEQSAVLPGYAERAKRVAEVAAANADSVDRGARFPKEAIAAMKTERLLGMMVPKSLGGEGASLADVAEAVSIIGQACASSGMIFAMHQIKMSSLVSHGVESAWHSAYMTRCSRDQLLLGSATTEAGIGGDLRNSICAVEVDGTKARLEKAATVISYGAEADAILATSRRHPDAASSDQVMTVLEKGQYTLEKTNDWDTLGMRGTCSEGFMLRGEVLADQIFPKPFAEIAAQSMLATSHLLWSALWYGIAVDAFTRAQSFVRAAARKQPNVKPPGALRLAEAGNVLQTMRSGVRAGLEHFESVRDDQEKLSSMGFAVAMNNLKIASSEQVLAVVDQALLITGILGYKNGTPYSVGRHLRDAHSARLMISNDRILSNTSNLLLVQRQDTSLLR from the coding sequence ATGAACACTCACGCCATTCCGGAACCTGAGCAGTCCGCCGTCCTGCCGGGCTATGCCGAACGGGCAAAACGGGTTGCCGAGGTCGCCGCCGCCAACGCCGATTCCGTCGATCGCGGGGCACGTTTCCCGAAAGAGGCGATCGCCGCCATGAAGACGGAGCGTCTGCTCGGCATGATGGTGCCCAAATCGCTCGGCGGTGAAGGCGCAAGCCTCGCCGATGTCGCCGAGGCCGTTTCGATCATCGGTCAGGCCTGTGCCTCGTCCGGCATGATCTTCGCCATGCACCAGATCAAGATGTCGAGCCTCGTCTCGCATGGGGTCGAGAGCGCCTGGCATTCCGCCTACATGACGCGCTGTTCCCGCGACCAGCTGCTTTTGGGATCGGCGACCACCGAAGCCGGTATCGGCGGCGACCTGCGCAATTCCATCTGCGCGGTCGAAGTCGATGGTACCAAGGCGCGTCTCGAAAAGGCGGCGACCGTGATTTCCTACGGTGCCGAGGCCGACGCGATCCTGGCGACCTCGCGCCGCCATCCCGATGCGGCTTCGTCCGACCAGGTGATGACGGTTCTGGAAAAGGGCCAGTACACGCTCGAAAAGACCAATGACTGGGATACGCTCGGCATGCGCGGCACCTGCTCGGAAGGCTTCATGCTGCGCGGCGAAGTGCTTGCCGACCAGATTTTTCCGAAGCCGTTTGCCGAAATCGCCGCCCAGTCGATGCTGGCGACGTCGCACCTTCTGTGGTCGGCGCTGTGGTACGGCATCGCCGTCGACGCATTCACCCGCGCCCAAAGCTTCGTGCGTGCGGCCGCCCGCAAGCAGCCGAACGTCAAGCCGCCGGGCGCCCTGCGTCTCGCGGAGGCCGGCAATGTGCTGCAAACCATGCGCTCCGGCGTCCGAGCCGGTCTCGAGCATTTCGAAAGCGTGCGGGACGATCAGGAAAAGCTCTCTTCGATGGGCTTTGCCGTGGCGATGAACAATCTGAAGATCGCCTCGTCGGAACAGGTGCTGGCCGTCGTCGACCAGGCGCTGCTGATCACCGGCATTCTCGGCTACAAGAACGGCACGCCCTACTCGGTCGGCCGGCACCTGCGCGATGCGCATTCGGCGCGGCTGATGATCAGCAACGATCGCATCCTCTCCAACACGTCGAACCTGCTGCTCGTGCAGCGGCAAGACACAAGTCTTCTGAGGTAG
- a CDS encoding DUF1839 family protein — protein sequence MTASEERRAALPANQPAVFPALDPDNYPRHALHAAERSWPETNCFMDLWIEVIATLGHPPEAMLGFTVTQDFEGDQATFFKVPTADIEALYGLRHQELAVFERVEDHVAVQIARGRLCLVEVDGYYLPDTKGVSYRTEHGKTTVAINRLDIENRTMEYFHNAGYFVLEGEDFDGIFHRIPGDDGEFPQFLPYSEFVKFDVAPAVADPKAYARKRLSEQLALRPKDNPLKAFAEVLPEQAASLAGRPFSAFHHYAFNTLRQFGANFELLSSHLDWLGEDGTDARLIGEAMKSTQFQLARAVTRGRFDKLAEQMVPAVEAWDRLMAGLDSKFSG from the coding sequence ATGACTGCATCGGAAGAGCGGCGCGCCGCTCTTCCGGCAAACCAACCGGCCGTCTTCCCGGCGCTCGATCCGGACAATTATCCCCGCCATGCCTTGCATGCCGCGGAGCGCAGCTGGCCGGAGACGAACTGCTTCATGGATCTCTGGATCGAGGTGATCGCCACGCTCGGCCATCCGCCGGAAGCCATGCTCGGCTTCACCGTGACGCAGGATTTCGAGGGCGACCAGGCGACCTTCTTCAAGGTGCCGACCGCCGACATCGAAGCGCTTTACGGCCTGCGCCACCAGGAACTGGCGGTCTTCGAACGGGTGGAAGACCATGTCGCGGTGCAGATCGCCCGTGGTCGCCTCTGCCTCGTCGAGGTCGACGGCTATTATCTGCCGGATACGAAGGGCGTCTCCTACCGCACCGAGCACGGCAAGACGACGGTCGCGATCAACCGCCTCGACATCGAAAACCGGACGATGGAGTATTTCCACAATGCCGGTTACTTCGTTCTCGAAGGCGAGGATTTCGACGGCATCTTCCACCGGATTCCCGGGGATGACGGAGAGTTTCCGCAGTTCCTGCCTTACTCGGAATTCGTCAAATTCGATGTCGCGCCTGCGGTCGCCGATCCAAAGGCCTATGCCCGCAAGCGGCTTTCCGAACAGCTGGCGTTGCGCCCGAAGGACAATCCGCTGAAGGCGTTCGCCGAAGTCCTGCCGGAGCAGGCCGCCAGCCTCGCCGGCCGGCCCTTCTCGGCCTTCCATCACTACGCGTTCAACACGCTGCGCCAGTTCGGGGCCAATTTCGAGCTTCTTTCAAGCCATCTCGACTGGCTGGGCGAAGACGGCACGGATGCCCGGCTGATCGGCGAGGCGATGAAGAGCACGCAGTTCCAGCTCGCCCGCGCCGTCACCCGCGGCCGCTTCGACAAGCTCGCCGAGCAGATGGTGCCTGCCGTCGAGGCATGGGATCGGCTGATGGCCGGGCTGGACAGCAAGTTTTCTGGCTAG
- a CDS encoding glycoside hydrolase family 2 protein: MTETATIGVFRLVSTPAGAFETPKDLPQDHGIPASLPGTVAGALADAGLFDRETPHPLHDQDHWYVGTLSGKGRHRLTFEGLATLCDIYLDDAPIGSTRNMFATHSFDVDLSGTHRLALCFRALAPELEKKGPRARWRTQMIPEQGLRLVRTTLLGHMPGWCPEIHAVGPYRPLRIERLDTPVIRPLRATTDYDGQGSLDVAIAIENATVPVHLTCAGRTVELASDDGHVFTGSIDGLDVAPWWPATHGDQPLYPVTLEIGGHAFDLGKTGFRRIAVDRGADGKGFGFTVNGVPVFCRGACWTSADLLRLPTTREAYEPLLRLARDAGMNMIRIGGTMLYESPAFFELCDELGLMVWQEFAFANFDYPVRDPDFVAQVRREVETQLGATALSPSLAVLCGGSEVMQQGAMMGLPESAWRGPLFTEILPGEAERLRPDVPYVENSPSGGALPFLPSEGVGHYYGVGAYMRPLEDARRANVRFAAESLAFANVPDEVSLKATLPVAAVHHPRWKAGVPRDLGASWDFEDVRDHYLALLYGVDPARLRREDQARYLELSRAVTGEVMAATLDEWRRAGSSCHGALVWTLADLAPGAGWGLIGSNGVPKPAFQGLAGALRPVRVILTDEGTNGLAVHLVNETAEAQSATLSLTALRDCQVTVLSAKRDVELAARSNSEINAFELTGAFFDLTYAYRFGPPSHDAVVARLTSPDGALLSETVYFPLGRGQDLHDLGLSARLEESDGEFSVVLSTARLAQSVHVVDDHFYAAHDWFHLPPGVERVVRLVRRPGAPEDARPAGHIAAVNGTKTASYGSH, from the coding sequence TTGACCGAAACAGCAACCATCGGCGTCTTCCGCCTCGTCTCGACGCCGGCCGGTGCCTTCGAGACGCCAAAAGATCTTCCACAGGATCACGGCATTCCCGCATCCCTTCCCGGCACGGTGGCAGGTGCGCTTGCAGATGCCGGCCTGTTCGATCGGGAGACCCCGCACCCGCTCCACGATCAGGACCACTGGTATGTCGGCACGCTTTCGGGCAAGGGCCGTCACCGGTTGACATTCGAAGGTCTGGCGACGCTTTGCGACATCTATCTCGACGATGCGCCGATCGGCTCGACCCGCAACATGTTTGCCACCCACAGCTTCGATGTGGATCTTTCCGGCACTCACCGGCTCGCCCTCTGCTTCCGTGCGCTGGCGCCTGAGCTGGAAAAGAAGGGCCCCCGCGCCCGCTGGCGGACGCAGATGATCCCGGAACAGGGACTGCGCCTCGTTCGCACCACGCTGCTCGGCCACATGCCCGGCTGGTGCCCCGAGATCCACGCCGTCGGCCCCTACCGTCCGCTGCGCATCGAGAGGCTGGATACGCCCGTCATCCGACCGCTCCGCGCCACGACCGATTACGACGGACAGGGTTCGCTCGACGTCGCCATCGCCATTGAAAACGCGACCGTGCCGGTCCACCTGACCTGCGCCGGCCGGACGGTGGAGCTTGCCAGTGACGACGGACATGTCTTCACCGGCAGTATCGACGGGCTGGACGTCGCGCCCTGGTGGCCCGCGACACACGGCGACCAGCCGCTCTATCCGGTGACGCTGGAGATCGGCGGACATGCCTTCGATCTCGGCAAGACCGGTTTCCGCCGCATCGCGGTCGATCGCGGCGCAGACGGCAAGGGGTTCGGGTTCACTGTCAACGGCGTCCCGGTCTTCTGCCGCGGCGCCTGCTGGACGAGCGCCGATCTCCTGCGCCTGCCGACCACTCGTGAGGCCTACGAGCCGTTGCTGCGCCTTGCCCGCGACGCGGGCATGAACATGATCCGCATCGGCGGCACGATGCTCTATGAAAGCCCGGCCTTCTTCGAGCTATGCGACGAGCTCGGCCTGATGGTCTGGCAGGAATTCGCCTTCGCCAATTTCGATTACCCGGTCCGTGATCCTGATTTCGTGGCCCAGGTGAGGCGCGAGGTCGAAACCCAGCTTGGCGCCACCGCCCTCTCGCCGTCGCTTGCCGTCCTGTGCGGCGGCAGTGAGGTGATGCAGCAGGGCGCGATGATGGGCTTGCCGGAAAGCGCCTGGCGCGGGCCGCTCTTCACCGAAATCCTGCCCGGCGAGGCCGAGCGCCTGCGTCCGGACGTACCTTACGTGGAAAATTCGCCGTCCGGCGGTGCGCTGCCCTTCCTGCCGAGCGAAGGCGTCGGCCATTATTACGGTGTCGGCGCCTATATGCGGCCGCTGGAAGATGCCCGCCGGGCCAATGTCCGCTTTGCCGCCGAAAGCCTCGCCTTCGCCAATGTCCCGGACGAGGTGTCGCTGAAGGCGACGCTACCCGTCGCTGCCGTCCACCATCCGCGCTGGAAGGCCGGCGTGCCGCGCGATCTCGGCGCTTCCTGGGATTTCGAGGATGTCCGCGATCATTATCTGGCGCTCCTCTACGGCGTCGATCCGGCCCGCCTGCGCCGCGAAGATCAGGCGCGTTATCTCGAACTCTCGCGTGCCGTCACCGGCGAGGTGATGGCCGCCACCTTAGACGAATGGCGGCGTGCGGGCTCCAGCTGCCATGGCGCACTGGTCTGGACGCTCGCCGATCTCGCGCCGGGTGCCGGCTGGGGTCTGATCGGTTCAAACGGCGTGCCGAAGCCGGCGTTCCAGGGGCTGGCTGGCGCCCTGCGGCCGGTCCGTGTGATCCTCACCGACGAAGGCACGAATGGGCTCGCCGTCCATCTCGTCAACGAAACGGCGGAAGCCCAGTCCGCCACGCTGTCATTGACGGCCTTGCGCGACTGCCAGGTGACGGTGCTCTCGGCAAAGCGCGACGTCGAGTTGGCCGCTCGTTCGAACAGCGAAATCAACGCCTTCGAGCTGACCGGCGCGTTCTTCGACCTGACCTATGCCTACCGTTTCGGCCCGCCGAGCCACGATGCCGTCGTCGCGCGGCTGACGTCGCCGGACGGCGCGCTCCTCTCCGAGACGGTCTATTTCCCGCTCGGACGCGGTCAGGATCTTCATGACCTCGGCCTGTCGGCACGGCTGGAGGAGTCCGATGGCGAGTTCTCCGTGGTGCTCTCGACTGCGCGCCTCGCCCAGTCCGTTCACGTCGTTGACGATCATTTCTATGCCGCCCATGACTGGTTCCACCTGCCGCCCGGCGTCGAGCGTGTCGTCAGGCTTGTCCGCCGTCCCGGCGCGCCTGAGGACGCCCGTCCCGCCGGCCACATCGCGGCCGTCAACGGCACGAAAACGGCCTCCTACGGCAGTCATTGA
- a CDS encoding amino acid--[acyl-carrier-protein] ligase yields the protein MDMQNTYLDQLLEAGLLFDTGIDGLYGRSGTFENVIERFEALVTRYGSADGAEVIRFPPGMSRPYFEKSGYLKSFPQLAGTVHCFCGDDKGHSRIIECLEAGEDWTGQQEASDIVLTPAACYPLYPLIAKRGRMPEGGRLFDLQSYCFRHEPSKEPTRMQMFRMREYVRAGTPEEVVEFREKWLERGKALITSLELPMDVDVANDPFFGRAGRMMKVNQRDQGLKFELLVPVNSEENPTACLSFNYHQNHFGHTWGIETSTGAEAHTACVGFGLERVTLALFRHHGLDVEKWPASVRKVLWG from the coding sequence ATGGATATGCAGAACACGTATCTCGACCAGCTGCTGGAAGCCGGTCTTCTCTTCGATACCGGGATCGACGGTCTCTATGGCCGCAGCGGCACCTTCGAGAATGTCATCGAACGCTTCGAGGCGCTGGTGACGCGCTATGGCAGTGCCGATGGCGCCGAGGTCATTCGCTTTCCGCCCGGTATGAGCCGTCCGTATTTCGAAAAGAGCGGCTATCTGAAGAGCTTTCCGCAGCTTGCCGGCACCGTTCACTGCTTCTGCGGCGATGACAAGGGGCATTCCCGCATCATCGAGTGCCTGGAGGCCGGCGAGGACTGGACAGGCCAGCAGGAAGCCTCCGACATCGTGCTGACGCCGGCGGCCTGCTACCCGCTCTATCCGCTGATCGCCAAGCGCGGCCGCATGCCGGAAGGCGGTCGGCTGTTCGACCTGCAGTCCTACTGCTTCCGCCACGAGCCCTCGAAAGAGCCGACGCGCATGCAGATGTTCCGCATGCGCGAATATGTGCGCGCCGGCACGCCGGAAGAGGTTGTCGAGTTCCGCGAAAAATGGCTCGAGCGCGGCAAGGCGCTGATCACCTCGCTCGAACTGCCGATGGATGTCGACGTCGCCAACGATCCGTTCTTCGGCCGCGCCGGCCGGATGATGAAGGTCAACCAGCGTGACCAGGGCCTGAAGTTCGAGCTTCTGGTGCCGGTCAACAGCGAGGAAAACCCGACCGCCTGCCTGAGCTTCAACTACCACCAGAACCATTTCGGCCACACCTGGGGGATCGAGACCAGCACCGGTGCCGAGGCGCATACGGCCTGCGTCGGTTTCGGCCTGGAACGCGTGACGCTGGCGCTCTTCCGCCATCACGGTCTCGATGTCGAGAAATGGCCGGCATCGGTCCGCAAGGTGCTCTGGGGTTGA
- a CDS encoding acyl carrier protein, which translates to MKQKIRELIGKHSGIDPSSLKDDSDLYDAGLTSFASVQLMLGIEDMFDIEFPENLLNRRTFATINSIAAAVSSITGDEEAA; encoded by the coding sequence ATGAAGCAGAAGATAAGAGAGCTAATCGGCAAGCATAGCGGCATCGATCCGTCGTCACTGAAGGACGACAGCGATCTCTATGACGCGGGGCTGACGTCGTTCGCCTCGGTGCAGCTCATGCTCGGCATCGAGGACATGTTCGACATCGAGTTCCCGGAAAACCTTTTGAACCGGCGCACCTTCGCGACGATCAATTCGATCGCCGCCGCGGTGTCGTCGATCACCGGAGATGAAGAGGCTGCGTAA